The Mycolicibacterium hassiacum DSM 44199 genome includes a window with the following:
- a CDS encoding MCE family protein, whose product MLLGVLAGGLVAGWPRPAPLTITAHFPSAVGLYPGDSVAVLGVPVGSVRSIRPGPSHTDITFTVRRDVPVPADASAVIVAPNVISARRIELGPVYSGGPTLSDGAVIPSDRTAVPVEWDDVKDELTRLATHLGPQSGGVQGPLSAAIDQAATTFEGNGHSFRDAIRELSETASRLGDSRFDIVGTIKHLRTLVDALSASDEQIVQFTGHVAALSQVFADSSTDLADSLNALNNALGQIKVFLNENNKTLSDQAHRLSEFTSLLTEHSEDLEQVLHVAPHALVNFYNIYNPAQGSIGAILSLPNFANPVQFLCAGVFDAAGTPEYYNRTEICRQRMGPVLKRIMMNFPPILFHPINNITAYKGQFVYDTPATQAKAQTPVSQLQWQPLPGVNPPTIPPGTDPAELLLPHAATDTANSDRHVPEQEPGR is encoded by the coding sequence GTGTTGCTGGGCGTTCTCGCCGGCGGACTGGTCGCCGGCTGGCCCCGCCCAGCACCGCTGACCATCACCGCTCACTTCCCGTCGGCGGTCGGGCTGTATCCGGGTGACAGCGTCGCGGTCCTCGGTGTCCCGGTGGGATCGGTCCGCAGTATCCGACCCGGGCCGTCGCACACCGACATCACCTTCACCGTTCGGCGCGATGTTCCCGTACCCGCCGACGCCTCGGCGGTCATCGTCGCCCCAAACGTCATCTCGGCGCGCCGCATCGAGCTCGGCCCCGTCTACAGCGGCGGCCCCACCCTGTCGGACGGTGCGGTCATCCCGTCCGATCGCACCGCCGTTCCGGTCGAGTGGGACGACGTGAAGGACGAACTCACTCGCCTGGCCACTCATCTCGGGCCGCAGAGCGGTGGCGTGCAAGGTCCGCTCAGCGCAGCCATCGACCAGGCCGCGACCACGTTCGAGGGCAATGGCCACTCCTTCCGTGACGCGATCCGTGAACTGTCCGAAACCGCCAGCCGGCTAGGTGATTCCCGCTTCGACATCGTCGGCACCATCAAGCACCTACGCACACTGGTCGACGCGCTGTCCGCGAGCGACGAGCAGATCGTGCAGTTCACCGGGCACGTCGCCGCGCTGTCTCAGGTCTTCGCCGACAGCTCCACCGATCTCGCCGACTCCCTCAACGCGCTCAACAACGCGCTCGGGCAGATCAAGGTGTTCCTCAACGAGAACAACAAGACACTCAGCGATCAGGCGCACAGGCTCAGCGAGTTCACCTCACTGCTCACCGAACACAGCGAGGACCTCGAACAGGTGCTGCATGTCGCCCCGCATGCGCTGGTGAACTTCTACAACATCTACAACCCGGCTCAGGGGTCCATCGGCGCCATCCTGTCGCTGCCCAACTTCGCGAATCCTGTGCAGTTCTTGTGCGCGGGCGTGTTCGACGCCGCCGGCACACCCGAGTACTACAACCGCACCGAGATCTGTCGGCAACGAATGGGCCCGGTGCTCAAACGGATCATGATGAACTTCCCACCGATACTGTTCCACCCGATCAACAACATCACCGCATACAAGGGCCAGTTCGTCTACGACACGCCCGCGACCCAGGCCAAGGCGCAAACGCCGGTATCGCAGTTGCAGTGGCAACCGCTGCCCGGAGTCAACCCGCCAACGATTCCGCCCGGAACCGACCCGGCCGAACTGCTGCTGCCGCACGCCGCGACCGACACGGCGAACTCCGATCGACATGTCCCCGAACAGGAACCAGGACGATGA
- a CDS encoding TetR/AcrR family transcriptional regulator, translated as MTTERTRGSAPRRQRRRTQERADRTRELVIEETIKCIREEGFSAASTRHIIERAGVSTGVVQYHFGDRDGLLTAVIDHAINTLVTSINDVADEVEAIEDPEDRMRALTDAAWRVFLNPASLSAMEILIATRSFRAKLGTEQLAGLQPGLDRIARVVGNRSPHAEAIADLLWAAPLGLMVGQMVTEFPLPTDPQREAMAQLLIDHLKAGHERPARGRRKR; from the coding sequence ATGACCACCGAACGAACCCGCGGTTCCGCACCACGCCGTCAGCGTCGCAGAACCCAGGAGCGCGCCGACCGCACTCGCGAGCTGGTCATCGAGGAGACCATCAAGTGCATCCGCGAGGAGGGTTTCTCGGCGGCCAGCACCCGTCACATCATCGAACGTGCCGGGGTCAGCACCGGCGTGGTCCAGTACCACTTCGGAGACCGGGACGGCCTGCTCACCGCCGTCATCGACCACGCCATCAACACGCTCGTCACCTCGATCAACGACGTGGCGGACGAGGTCGAGGCGATCGAGGACCCCGAGGACCGCATGCGGGCGCTCACCGACGCAGCGTGGCGGGTGTTCCTCAACCCGGCCAGCCTGTCGGCGATGGAGATACTCATCGCGACCCGGTCGTTCCGCGCGAAGCTCGGCACCGAGCAACTGGCCGGCCTGCAGCCCGGGCTCGACCGGATCGCCCGGGTCGTCGGCAACCGCTCGCCTCACGCCGAGGCCATCGCGGACCTGCTGTGGGCGGCGCCGTTGGGTCTCATGGTGGGGCAGATGGTCACCGAATTCCCGCTGCCGACGGATCCGCAACGGGAAGCGATGGCGCAGTTACTGATCGATCACCTCAAGGCCGGACACGAACGGCCGGCCCGCGGTCGGCGTAAGCGCTGA
- a CDS encoding MCE family protein, producing the protein MLTRRIRWQLRAFAVITAFAVSAVAVFYLRLPEALGIGHYTVTADFAASGGLYPNANVTYRGSTVGRVTAVELTDDLGVEVRMRLQSDVAIPADVTATVKSVSAVGEQYVDLVPSGDETGPVLRDGSVIDLAHTRLSGSTAELLRQAQNLVESLDRSRLDDVLRETAAAFEQSGPELAGLIRSAADLLGEINAARGDVTGLIDRVGALLDAQIRSGEDITALADGLARFTSELRAADPQLRTLLRTAPGTAAAATDTFTGIRPSFPMLAANLANFGRIGVIYRKSLEQTLVVLPAVTAALITAAEQVPPDEGVKVDFKLGLDDPPPCNVGFIPPSQIRSPGDQTLRDIPDDMYCKVPQSSPLVVRGARNYPCQEFPGKRAPTVALCRDPIGYVPLGNQPWRGPVVPEDTPVTDPRNILPPNKFPYTPSGADYDPGPPVTELPPGVPPGPGPALFPPYPLPVPPVTPGPPPPPLPYDPPDLRVPPYGQRPAGVTRAAEPAQPAGARAFGPKVAVYDSANGLFQDSEGRIGVFAAADARLRPAESWVDLLLDPRREPA; encoded by the coding sequence ATGCTCACCCGCAGAATTCGATGGCAGCTGCGGGCCTTCGCGGTCATCACAGCCTTCGCCGTGAGCGCGGTCGCGGTCTTCTACCTGCGATTGCCCGAAGCGCTGGGTATCGGTCACTACACCGTCACGGCCGACTTCGCCGCCAGCGGCGGCCTGTACCCGAACGCCAACGTCACCTACCGAGGATCGACCGTCGGGCGTGTCACCGCTGTCGAGCTCACCGACGATCTCGGGGTCGAGGTGCGGATGCGACTGCAGTCGGACGTTGCGATTCCCGCCGATGTCACCGCCACGGTCAAGAGCGTCTCGGCCGTCGGCGAACAGTACGTCGATCTGGTCCCGTCGGGCGACGAAACCGGTCCGGTGCTGCGGGACGGCTCGGTCATCGATCTGGCGCACACCAGGCTCAGCGGCAGCACCGCCGAACTCCTCCGCCAAGCACAGAATCTTGTCGAGTCCCTGGACAGGAGTCGGCTCGACGATGTGCTGCGCGAAACCGCCGCAGCCTTCGAGCAGTCCGGACCTGAACTCGCTGGCTTGATCCGCAGCGCCGCGGACCTGCTCGGCGAGATCAACGCCGCGCGCGGCGACGTCACCGGACTCATCGATCGAGTCGGCGCGTTGCTCGACGCGCAGATTCGCAGCGGCGAGGACATCACCGCTCTGGCTGACGGGCTGGCGCGCTTCACCTCCGAACTTCGCGCCGCGGATCCGCAATTGCGCACACTGCTGCGGACCGCGCCAGGCACCGCCGCCGCGGCCACCGACACCTTCACCGGGATCCGCCCGTCGTTCCCGATGCTTGCGGCCAACCTCGCCAACTTCGGCCGCATCGGCGTGATCTACCGCAAATCCCTCGAGCAGACCCTCGTCGTCCTGCCCGCGGTCACCGCTGCTCTGATCACCGCCGCCGAGCAGGTCCCACCCGACGAGGGCGTCAAGGTGGACTTCAAGCTCGGCCTCGACGACCCTCCGCCCTGCAACGTCGGCTTCATCCCTCCCTCGCAGATCCGCTCCCCCGGCGACCAGACACTGCGCGACATTCCCGACGACATGTACTGCAAGGTGCCGCAGAGCTCTCCGCTCGTCGTCCGTGGCGCCCGCAATTACCCGTGCCAGGAGTTCCCGGGTAAGCGCGCGCCGACGGTCGCACTGTGCCGCGACCCGATCGGATACGTCCCGTTGGGCAACCAACCCTGGCGAGGCCCCGTCGTACCCGAGGACACACCGGTAACCGACCCGCGTAATATTCTGCCGCCCAACAAATTCCCTTATACCCCGTCGGGCGCCGACTACGACCCCGGCCCACCCGTCACCGAACTGCCGCCCGGCGTTCCGCCCGGGCCGGGGCCTGCCTTGTTTCCGCCGTACCCGCTGCCGGTCCCTCCGGTGACACCCGGGCCTCCGCCTCCGCCGTTGCCTTATGACCCGCCCGACCTGCGCGTCCCGCCGTACGGCCAGCGGCCCGCCGGCGTGACTCGTGCGGCTGAACCGGCCCAACCCGCCGGTGCGCGGGCGTTCGGACCGAAGGTGGCCGTCTACGACTCCGCCAACGGTCTGTTCCAGGATTCCGAGGGGCGTATCGGTGTGTTCGCCGCCGCCGACGCCCGGCTGCGGCCCGCGGAGAGCTGGGTCGACCTACTGCTCGACCCACGCCGCGAGCCCGCATGA
- a CDS encoding amidohydrolase family protein, with amino-acid sequence MRPARIDVHAHFLPDFYRQAMLDAGYSEPDGIRAIPPWDETSALALMDELNIETAILSISSPGVRFGDAGAAARLARRVNDEAARIREAHPGRFGLFASLPVPDVDAAVEELRYALDTLGANGVVLESNSRGVYLGDPMLEPLYAELNARRSTLFIHPTTPCGTDLSFGYPKPLLEFMFDSTRAVTHMILSGVLDRYPEMTVIMPHAGAALPVLAARIELLMPLLASPDRAGPPDIRGALRKLHFDLAGAPVPELLGALLQVTGIENIHYGSDYPYTPAHACLELADRIDRTPLLDDDALTRVLTTNSRKLL; translated from the coding sequence ATGAGACCAGCCCGCATCGATGTGCACGCCCATTTCCTTCCCGACTTCTACCGGCAGGCGATGCTCGATGCGGGGTACTCCGAGCCGGACGGCATCAGGGCGATTCCGCCGTGGGACGAGACATCGGCTCTGGCCCTGATGGACGAGCTCAACATCGAGACGGCGATCCTGTCGATCTCCTCGCCGGGAGTGCGCTTCGGTGACGCGGGCGCGGCGGCGAGGCTGGCGCGCCGGGTCAACGATGAGGCGGCGCGGATTCGCGAGGCCCACCCCGGCCGGTTCGGACTGTTCGCCTCGCTTCCGGTGCCCGACGTCGATGCCGCCGTCGAAGAACTCCGGTACGCGCTCGACACCCTCGGCGCCAACGGCGTCGTGCTCGAGAGCAACAGCCGGGGCGTGTACCTGGGCGACCCGATGCTCGAGCCGTTGTACGCCGAGTTGAACGCGCGTCGTTCGACCCTGTTCATTCACCCCACCACGCCGTGCGGTACCGATCTGTCGTTCGGTTATCCGAAACCGTTGCTGGAGTTCATGTTCGACTCGACGCGGGCGGTGACCCACATGATTCTCAGCGGCGTGCTGGACCGGTACCCGGAGATGACGGTGATCATGCCGCATGCGGGTGCGGCACTGCCGGTGCTGGCCGCGCGCATCGAACTGCTCATGCCGTTGCTGGCATCGCCGGACCGTGCCGGCCCGCCCGATATCCGCGGTGCGCTCCGGAAGCTGCACTTCGACCTGGCCGGCGCGCCGGTCCCCGAACTGCTCGGGGCACTGCTGCAGGTGACCGGAATCGAGAACATCCACTACGGCAGCGACTATCCGTACACGCCCGCTCATGCCTGCCTCGAACTCGCCGACCGCATCGACCGGACGCCGTTGCTCGACGACGACGCACTCACCAGGGTGCTGACGACGAACAGCCGGAAGCTGCTGTAG
- a CDS encoding membrane protein translates to MTETIKHSEAGAARGRRGFSSLQKSLFGVLAFFFAIHPVFWFLETRAGVPQPVASTVMVIVVVGCFVTALALPWLRVGDRRDWTRADRLGAMIIVWVFIALTPRFIWELPWLLFFDQIVEGVRNGSLWTYMWAPILLGGDARYLNGDPLIVCMEWIALFVGIFEAYALVQFFRNGRRFSSTQLSLIMAGMIVEVTLPAVYFGTEIANNLSNTASPVEMLVKFVLINVLWCTMPILTYFWGVRRLVTNNLHVPF, encoded by the coding sequence ATGACGGAGACGATCAAGCACAGCGAGGCCGGGGCGGCGCGGGGGCGGCGGGGTTTCTCGTCGTTGCAGAAGTCGCTGTTCGGGGTGTTGGCGTTCTTCTTCGCGATCCACCCGGTGTTCTGGTTCCTGGAGACACGCGCGGGGGTGCCGCAGCCGGTCGCCTCCACGGTGATGGTGATCGTGGTGGTCGGTTGCTTCGTCACCGCCCTGGCGCTGCCCTGGCTTCGGGTCGGTGACCGGCGGGACTGGACGCGGGCCGACCGGCTGGGCGCGATGATCATCGTCTGGGTGTTCATCGCGCTGACCCCCCGGTTCATCTGGGAGCTGCCGTGGCTGTTGTTCTTCGATCAGATCGTCGAGGGAGTCCGCAACGGGTCGCTGTGGACCTACATGTGGGCGCCGATCCTGTTGGGTGGTGACGCCCGCTATCTCAACGGCGATCCGCTGATCGTCTGCATGGAGTGGATCGCGCTGTTCGTCGGGATCTTCGAGGCCTATGCGCTGGTCCAGTTCTTCCGCAACGGCAGGCGGTTCAGCAGCACGCAGCTGTCGCTGATCATGGCGGGGATGATCGTCGAGGTGACACTGCCGGCGGTCTATTTCGGCACCGAGATCGCCAACAACCTGTCCAACACCGCCTCACCGGTGGAGATGCTGGTCAAGTTCGTGCTCATCAACGTGCTGTGGTGCACCATGCCGATCCTCACGTATTTCTGGGGGGTGCGCCGACTGGTCACCAACAACCTCCACGTACCGTTCTGA
- a CDS encoding YaeQ family protein, which yields MALSATVFKAELGVSDVDHGYYADHALTVARHPSETDERMVVRLLAFALRAHQLRDVDGELAFGPGLCVPGVADLQLTDYTGRILEWIDVGQPDARGLAKAAGRADRVLLFPFAAGTHAWWRTVGRRVAGLSNLSVERIPHQPVRQLAQAVERRVTAQVVVMGGQVSVTLGGVDVAFTPEPLK from the coding sequence GTGGCCCTCTCCGCGACGGTGTTCAAGGCCGAGCTCGGCGTCTCCGATGTCGATCACGGCTACTACGCCGATCACGCACTGACAGTCGCCCGTCACCCCAGCGAGACCGATGAGCGGATGGTGGTGCGGTTGCTGGCGTTCGCGCTGCGCGCACATCAGCTGCGTGACGTCGACGGGGAGTTGGCGTTCGGCCCGGGCCTGTGCGTTCCCGGCGTGGCGGACCTACAGCTCACCGACTACACCGGCCGGATCCTGGAGTGGATCGACGTCGGCCAGCCCGACGCCCGGGGGCTGGCCAAGGCCGCCGGGCGGGCCGACCGGGTACTGCTGTTCCCGTTCGCCGCCGGGACACACGCCTGGTGGCGCACCGTCGGTCGCCGGGTCGCGGGTCTGTCGAACCTGTCGGTGGAGCGGATTCCGCACCAGCCGGTGCGGCAACTGGCTCAGGCCGTCGAGCGACGGGTCACCGCGCAGGTCGTGGTGATGGGAGGTCAGGTCTCCGTGACCCTCGGCGGCGTCGACGTCGCTTTCACGCCCGAACCGTTGAAGTGA
- a CDS encoding MCE family protein: protein MSLRRTALKVGIFTAVMLLMLAGLVLTFGQFRFGSTHTYHADFTSVSRLKTGQDVRIAGIPVGKVKSIAINGDHATVTFTVDKRQQLYTSTRAAIRYQNLTGDRYLEIFGGPGELRSLPPGGTIPRENTQPAVDLDALLGGFRPVLKGLDGAKVNEISNAIIELLQDKGATLADVLANTAEFTHTIADRDRLIDETIDNLTTVLAAAAEKSDDLAVSVGKLQQLITELSMGRDPIVNALERLATTERELTEVLGAARRPIQAVLETAGPLAAALDERKADLNASLEPLEDYLRLSALGAYGSFFNIYFCPVKIKINGPAGSDIIIPAVKPPQSNNGRCDFAK from the coding sequence ATGTCCCTACGACGCACCGCCCTCAAGGTCGGCATCTTCACTGCCGTCATGCTGCTCATGCTGGCCGGCCTCGTGCTGACCTTCGGTCAGTTCCGATTCGGTTCGACGCACACCTACCATGCCGACTTCACGTCGGTATCCCGACTCAAGACCGGACAGGACGTTCGGATCGCCGGCATCCCGGTCGGAAAGGTGAAGAGCATCGCCATCAACGGTGACCACGCCACCGTCACCTTCACCGTCGACAAGCGCCAGCAGCTCTACACCTCCACCCGCGCGGCGATCCGCTATCAGAATCTCACCGGCGACCGCTACCTGGAGATTTTCGGCGGACCCGGGGAACTCCGCTCGCTTCCGCCAGGAGGAACGATCCCGCGGGAGAACACCCAGCCGGCCGTCGACCTCGACGCCCTGCTCGGGGGATTCCGCCCGGTGCTCAAGGGCCTCGACGGCGCGAAGGTCAACGAGATCAGCAACGCCATCATCGAGCTCCTCCAGGACAAAGGGGCCACCCTTGCCGACGTGCTGGCCAACACCGCCGAGTTCACCCACACGATCGCCGACCGCGACCGACTCATCGACGAAACGATCGACAACCTCACCACGGTGCTGGCTGCCGCCGCGGAGAAGAGCGATGACCTCGCGGTGAGCGTCGGGAAACTCCAGCAGCTGATCACCGAGCTCAGCATGGGGCGCGATCCCATCGTCAATGCGCTGGAACGACTCGCCACCACCGAACGCGAACTCACCGAGGTGCTCGGTGCGGCGCGGCGTCCCATCCAGGCAGTGCTCGAGACCGCCGGGCCGCTCGCCGCCGCGCTCGACGAGCGCAAGGCGGACCTCAACGCCTCGCTGGAACCCCTTGAGGACTATCTGCGGCTGAGCGCCCTGGGCGCCTACGGCTCGTTCTTCAACATCTACTTCTGCCCGGTCAAGATCAAGATCAACGGGCCCGCGGGAAGCGACATCATCATCCCCGCCGTGAAGCCCCCGCAGTCGAACAACGGCAGGTGCGACTTTGCGAAGTGA
- a CDS encoding alpha/beta fold hydrolase, producing MTGPRLIADPDVVRAGSGAPLVLAHGAGGSVMTNFGQLIDTLSDTRTLIGVNYPGSGATPPDPDALRLDVLADSVVQAAVDAGFDRFPILGLSLGTAVAVTAAARHPDRVTGLLLTVGLARADEQLRLVVDTWTALVDAGNLRALAAYLVSLASPKVLGALDRAAADEAIAAQLATYPDGGADQARLAAAVDIVDICGEITVPTVVFAAGQDRIVLAETTRRLAAAIPGAKLIDYPDAGHIFTPDEAKVWIADIADFLREHRL from the coding sequence ATGACAGGACCACGACTCATCGCAGATCCCGACGTCGTCCGGGCCGGCAGCGGAGCGCCCCTGGTGCTCGCCCACGGCGCCGGCGGCAGCGTCATGACCAACTTCGGGCAGCTGATCGATACCCTGTCCGACACCCGCACGCTGATCGGTGTGAACTACCCGGGTTCGGGTGCCACCCCGCCCGACCCCGACGCGCTGCGGCTCGACGTCCTCGCCGACTCGGTGGTGCAGGCGGCGGTGGACGCGGGTTTCGATCGGTTCCCGATCCTCGGGTTGTCCCTGGGGACCGCGGTCGCGGTGACGGCCGCCGCCCGCCATCCGGACCGGGTGACCGGCCTGCTGCTGACGGTCGGGCTCGCGCGCGCCGATGAACAACTGCGGCTGGTGGTCGACACCTGGACCGCGCTGGTGGACGCCGGGAATCTCCGCGCGCTGGCCGCGTACCTGGTGAGCCTGGCGTCACCGAAGGTGCTCGGGGCCCTCGACCGGGCTGCCGCCGACGAGGCCATCGCCGCGCAACTGGCCACCTATCCGGACGGCGGGGCCGACCAGGCGCGCTTGGCGGCGGCGGTCGACATCGTCGACATCTGCGGCGAAATCACCGTGCCGACAGTGGTGTTCGCCGCCGGGCAGGACCGCATCGTGCTTGCGGAGACCACCCGGCGGCTGGCCGCGGCGATACCGGGCGCGAAGCTCATCGACTACCCGGACGCCGGGCACATCTTCACGCCGGACGAGGCGAAGGTGTGGATCGCCGACATCGCGGACTTCCTCCGCGAGCACCGGCTGTGA
- a CDS encoding MerR family transcriptional regulator, translating to MRIGELARRCNVSTRALRYYEEQQLLTPGRHPNGYRDYPESAVETVRRIRTLLDAGFNADTIRIVLPCLNGDDVDMCPQVAAAIRDTLHGIDEQLRDLETKRGRITALLAGRQL from the coding sequence ATGCGGATCGGCGAGCTCGCGCGCCGCTGCAACGTCTCCACCCGGGCGTTGCGCTATTACGAGGAGCAACAGCTGCTCACCCCGGGCCGCCACCCGAACGGCTACCGCGACTACCCGGAGTCGGCGGTGGAGACCGTGCGCCGGATCCGCACGCTGCTCGATGCGGGTTTCAACGCCGACACCATCCGAATCGTGTTGCCCTGCCTCAACGGCGATGATGTCGACATGTGCCCGCAGGTGGCCGCCGCCATCCGCGACACCCTGCACGGCATCGACGAGCAACTGCGCGACCTGGAGACCAAACGCGGCAGGATCACCGCGCTGCTGGCCGGCCGGCAGTTGTGA
- a CDS encoding MCE family protein has product MAALGMAVAAVTFLAYQGAFIPTSTVTLTAPRVGLVMDRDAKVKFLGVPVGRVTRISYDGSAAQLTLAIRTDELAKIPANVIPRIASTTVFGAKSVELLIPPEPSTERLRPYAHLRVSDVSVEVNTLFQTLVNTLQKIDPVQLNATLTAIAEGLRGNGSELGAGLVALREALAAVNPHMPALHDNVRKLTTVGDIYTAATNDLVSTLGNVPTIGDAIADERDNLSATLLAAAGLGYAATDTLAPAESDLIAAVTRLRAPLGVLRDYSPEFGCLITSLAKAYKKFGPYIGGIQPALFVNAGFMPGSPAYTYPESLPLVNASGGPNCRGLPDLPTKQGSGSWYRTPFLVTDNAYVPYQPNTELQFDPPSTLQFLFNGAFAERDDY; this is encoded by the coding sequence ATGGCCGCGCTCGGCATGGCAGTGGCCGCCGTGACCTTCCTGGCGTACCAAGGGGCGTTCATACCCACCTCCACTGTCACCCTCACCGCTCCTCGCGTGGGGCTGGTGATGGACCGCGACGCGAAGGTGAAGTTCCTCGGGGTGCCGGTCGGCAGGGTGACCCGTATCTCCTACGACGGGTCCGCGGCCCAACTGACCCTGGCGATCCGCACCGACGAACTGGCCAAGATCCCCGCGAATGTCATTCCCCGGATCGCAAGCACCACCGTCTTCGGCGCCAAGTCGGTCGAACTTCTCATCCCTCCGGAGCCGAGCACGGAACGTCTCAGGCCGTACGCCCATCTGCGGGTGTCCGACGTCAGCGTCGAGGTCAACACGTTGTTCCAGACACTGGTCAACACGCTGCAGAAGATCGACCCGGTGCAACTGAACGCCACCCTGACCGCGATCGCAGAAGGTCTGCGCGGCAACGGATCCGAACTCGGCGCCGGGCTGGTCGCTCTCCGCGAGGCCCTGGCTGCCGTCAACCCCCATATGCCCGCGCTGCACGACAACGTGCGCAAGCTCACCACAGTCGGCGACATCTACACGGCCGCCACCAACGACCTGGTGTCCACCCTGGGCAACGTTCCCACCATCGGCGACGCGATCGCCGACGAACGCGACAACCTCAGCGCCACACTGCTGGCCGCGGCCGGACTCGGCTACGCCGCCACCGATACCCTGGCGCCCGCCGAAAGCGACCTGATCGCGGCCGTCACGCGGCTACGCGCCCCGTTGGGTGTGCTACGCGACTACTCGCCCGAGTTCGGTTGCCTGATCACCTCATTGGCCAAGGCCTATAAGAAGTTCGGACCCTACATCGGCGGGATCCAGCCGGCCCTGTTCGTCAACGCGGGCTTCATGCCCGGCTCCCCGGCCTACACCTACCCCGAGAGTCTCCCGCTGGTCAACGCGTCAGGCGGCCCCAACTGCCGGGGACTGCCCGACCTGCCCACCAAACAGGGATCCGGATCCTGGTACCGGACCCCCTTCCTCGTCACCGATAACGCCTACGTCCCCTACCAACCGAACACCGAACTCCAATTCGACCCGCCGTCGACGCTGCAGTTCCTGTTCAACGGCGCGTTCGCAGAACGAGACGACTACTGA
- a CDS encoding MCE family protein, translating into MRALKLCSALGSSVLLTAACSFGGLNSLNLPGTVGHGPGSFTITVELPDVSTLPQNSPVLVDDVTVGSVSGQQVMQRPDGTFYAALRLSLSREVQLPANATVTIGQTSLLGSQHVELRAPTTEPPVGVLTDGTVIPHSRAGRYPTTEEVLSSLGVLVNNGNLGAVQDITDELHAAVTGRAGRFADLLPELAELTAAVRRQSDDIVAAMESVNRVASTFADHDTALKKTLAALPEATRTLNANAGRIIDTFAALGRLSEIATRILAETKTDLTADITAAYAVIKPLTDHVQELIDALPIIVTYPFPQAGIKHAVRGDYLNAIATLDLTLRRFGENFFTTSPLDPNMQHLHEIITPPDFLTGQLADLSGQAADPFALPPASTDTGGR; encoded by the coding sequence ATGCGCGCGCTGAAACTGTGCAGTGCCCTCGGATCCAGCGTCCTGCTGACCGCGGCCTGCTCGTTCGGTGGGCTCAACTCCCTGAACCTGCCCGGCACGGTCGGGCACGGCCCGGGCTCGTTCACCATCACCGTCGAACTCCCCGATGTGTCCACGCTGCCGCAGAACTCGCCCGTTCTCGTCGATGACGTCACGGTCGGCAGCGTGTCCGGCCAACAGGTGATGCAGCGCCCCGACGGCACGTTCTACGCCGCACTACGGCTGTCGCTGAGCCGGGAGGTGCAGTTGCCGGCCAACGCGACCGTCACCATCGGACAGACATCGCTGCTGGGCTCACAGCACGTCGAGCTCCGCGCCCCCACCACCGAGCCCCCAGTCGGAGTCCTCACCGACGGAACCGTCATCCCCCACAGCCGCGCGGGGCGCTACCCCACGACCGAGGAGGTGCTATCGAGCCTCGGAGTACTCGTAAACAACGGCAATCTCGGTGCAGTGCAGGACATCACCGATGAGCTGCACGCTGCCGTGACTGGTCGCGCTGGGCGATTCGCCGACCTCTTGCCCGAACTGGCCGAGTTGACCGCGGCAGTACGTCGGCAGAGCGACGACATCGTCGCCGCCATGGAATCGGTCAACCGGGTGGCGTCGACGTTCGCCGACCACGACACCGCGCTCAAGAAGACGCTCGCCGCACTGCCGGAGGCGACCCGAACACTCAACGCCAACGCCGGCCGGATCATCGACACCTTCGCCGCACTCGGGCGCCTCAGCGAGATCGCCACCCGGATTCTCGCCGAGACCAAGACCGACCTCACCGCGGACATCACCGCTGCGTACGCGGTGATCAAACCCCTTACCGATCACGTGCAGGAACTGATCGACGCGCTGCCGATCATCGTGACCTACCCGTTCCCCCAGGCCGGCATCAAGCATGCGGTTCGTGGGGACTACCTTAACGCGATCGCGACCCTCGATCTGACCCTGCGCCGGTTCGGCGAGAACTTCTTCACCACATCGCCGCTGGACCCGAACATGCAGCATCTCCACGAGATCATCACTCCACCGGACTTTCTCACCGGCCAGTTGGCCGACCTGTCCGGGCAGGCGGCCGACCCGTTCGCCCTCCCGCCGGCGAGTACCGACACGGGTGGGCGCTGA